The Methylocystis sp. ATCC 49242 region GACGTCGGTGGGATAATGATGCGCCGTGGCGATGCGCGACCATGCCATGGAAAGGACGATGATCCCCGACGAGACCGTCATCGCCGGCCAGGCCAGCACGATCGGCGCAAGCACGCCGGTGATGGTCATGGCGTGGCCGCTCGGGAATGAGTGCTCGTCGAGCGTCTTCAAGAGCGACGGCAGCCGCGCGTCGACATGACAGGGGCGCTTGCGCCGGAAGCGGCGCTTGATGATCGGATAGAGAATGTGCAGCAGCGCGGCGTTGAGGCCCGCGAGCAGGACCACATGCCAGCCGTTCCAGCCGAGGCCCCAGAATACGAGCGGCAGCAGAATGAGATAGATCCAGCCATTTCCAAGCTTGCTCACGCCGATGGCGAGATATCGGATCGCCCTGGGCTGCGCCATGCGGGAGAAGAGGTGAACGACGGCGAGATCAGCGTCGGCAAGACGTTGCAGCCAGGAAGCCTGAAGGCCATTTTGCGGAATGGATGACGCGTCGCGCGTCAGCTTCGTCGCGAGGTCTGTTGTAAACGCCATGATGCAAGGCTAGGCGCGCTGCGCTGCATTTTCACGACGTTGCGACTGCGTTTCGGTGACAGTTGGATTGAGGATGTGTGACGGGTGGATGATGGTTTGGTGACAATAGCGATCCTCAAATATCCACTATAATCCATTCGACTAACCAATCGTTCAAAGGTATCGCATGCGGTCTCTGAGAGAGGAATCGGCATGAGCGATTATGGACACTCTGTAGGATTCAGAAACGAAATTTGGGCTGAGATTTCGCGTGGCGCGGCGAAGGGCGGCATCTTGGTCCCCCATCGGAATCAGCGTGGGCGCTTCGCTGGGCTTTACATTGCCAGCAGGTCCAGATTCCAGCGAGACTACATAGGCGTTGGAAGCATTGAAGAACTCAAAGAGTACATCAAAAAAGGTTATTCGATCAGGATGTCGCCGCGCGATTGCGGAGGAGCGCCCAGCCTTGTTGCGCCCGAATCTATCAAGGGGTGGCGTTAGGAGGGCGGGCGCTATGCGTCCGCCAATTCAAATCGCCCGTGTCGCCTCCCGCAGCCACTTCCGCGTCGTCGCATCCACTAGCGGCGCGAGCGTCTTGCGCACATGGGCGTGATAGGTGTTGAGCCAGCCGATCTCCTCCGGCGTCATTAGTTTCGGCTCGACGCAATTGAGGTCGAAGGGCGCGAGCGTGATGGTCTCGAAACCATACATCTCGCGCTCGCCGCCCTTGATCTCGCGTTTTTCGACAATGACG contains the following coding sequences:
- a CDS encoding phosphatase PAP2 family protein, whose amino-acid sequence is MAFTTDLATKLTRDASSIPQNGLQASWLQRLADADLAVVHLFSRMAQPRAIRYLAIGVSKLGNGWIYLILLPLVFWGLGWNGWHVVLLAGLNAALLHILYPIIKRRFRRKRPCHVDARLPSLLKTLDEHSFPSGHAMTITGVLAPIVLAWPAMTVSSGIIVLSMAWSRIATAHHYPTDVIAGVALAVVIAFPLSSYALSFF